The following are encoded in a window of Psilocybe cubensis strain MGC-MH-2018 chromosome 4, whole genome shotgun sequence genomic DNA:
- a CDS encoding Cleft lip and palate transmembrane protein 1 — protein MPEPAPRTAQDEREETGFQTIIRIGQATTKFLSSNPANTPPTAPTVVDSNGQHIPPTTPVDPSSLPPTTITPYWPLGLSLDMHVYFSTSSTPDVFSKWTSEHRTDKDHNLPHFVWNNITYGDYNDHRVIDFDVKFPESVLRNGSLWADIVLTRDGASIDPRSPKFDPERVHHVRKLLTPYLPRQKVRKEKNLLSSDDNIEVEVEEPDVIAPHWHQNITLALISDAAEVPFGKLPPPVAEHIHLIPDKRDSTGTKAFYRPIIFPNEFWHLRSHYVQINETTPSLPVRITYQPMSYMKFQIFASMTHGFNEAAKQQGQASGAELDEVKRMLLETNPWFLALTGLVSLLHVVFEMLAFKSDVTHWRAKKEMVGVSVRLVQIVTNVFVQLVILLYLIDNNENTSWMILMGSGMGVIIEAWKITKAVDIKVIPSTAGSLLPYKLEITDKHVLSEDEKKTQEYDRLAFRYVSYVAIPLLAGYTVYSLVYESHRGWYSFVISTLTSFVYMFGFAQLIPQLIINYKLKSVAHMPMKAMVLHQDAIPASFGLFPPLTDHTQRWIYRIDPNRVNEYGQVLAADVAAVDGEEMESKKNK, from the exons ATGCCTGAACCTGCCCCCCGGACGGCTCAGGATGAGCGTGAAGAGACTGGCTTCCAGACAATTATCAGGATTGGCCAGGCAA CTACCAAATTCCTTTCGAGTAATCCTGCGAATACACCTCCGACTGCACCTACTGTTGTGGATTCGAATGGGCAACATATCCCACCGACTACTCCTGTTGATCCATCGTCGCTTCCACCTACTACTATAACTCCATATTGGCCTCTTGGTTTAAGCCTCGATATGCACGTATATTTTTCGACTTCATCTACGCCCGACGTATTCTCGAAATGGACCTCAGAACACCGAACAGACAAAGACCACAACCTACCTCATTTTGTATGGAATAATATCACCTATGGAGACTATAATGATCATCGAGTAATTGATTTCGATGTCAAATTTCCCGAG TCGGTTTTGAGGAATGGCTCATTGTGGGCGGACATTGTTCTGACCAGAGATGGCGCGAGTATAGACCCACGGAGTCCAAAGTTTGACCCTGAACGCGTGCACCATGTTCGAAAGC TATTGACGCCCTATCTACCTCGGCAGAAAGTCCGCAAAGAAAAGAACTTGTTGAGTTCTGATGATAACATTGAGGTAGAAGTAGAAGAG CCTGATGTGATTGCTCCCCACTGGCACCAA AATATTACTTTAGCACTAATATCAGATGCAGCTGAAGTTCCATTCGGAAaacttcctcctcctgttGCGGAAC ATATCCACCTGATTCCTGACAAGAGGGACTCCACCGGAACAAAGGCTTTCTACAGGCCCATTATATTCCCAAATGAATTTTGGCATCTTCGATCCCACTACGTTCAAATAAATGAAACCACACCATCGCTTCCAGTCCGAATTACATACCAACCTATGTCATACATGAAGTTCCAGATATTTGCCTCTATGACGCATGGGTTTAATGAAGCGGCCAAACAACAAGGCCAGGCTTCTGGTGCCGAACTCGATGAGGTCAAGAGGATGCTTTTGGAGACAAACCCATGGTTCTTGGCATTAACCGGTCTCGTCAGCCTTTTGCATGTCGT GTTTGAAATGCTGGCTTTCAAGTCGGACGTTACTCATTGGCgcgcaaagaaagaaatggtcGGTGTCTCTGTACG CCTCGTACAGATTGTCACCAATGTATTCGTGCAACTCGTCATACTATTATATCTCATTGACAACAATGAGAATACGAGCTGGATGATTCTCATGGGCTCCGGAATGGGTGTCATAATAGAGGCATGGAAG ATCACGAAAGCCGTGGATATCAAAGTTATTCCCAGCACAGCAGGGTCCCTTCTGCCCTATAAATTGGAAATCACAG ACAAGCACGTTCTGAGCGAGGACGAAAAGAAAACACAGGA GTATGACCGATTGGCGTTCCGCTATGTGTCCTACGTGGCGATACCCCTGCTTGCGGGATACACTGTCTATTCACTTGTGTACGAGTCTCACAGGGGATGGTACAGTTTCGTAATATCGACTCTGACCTCATTTGTGTATATGTTTGGCTTC GCCCAGTTGATCCCCCAATTAATCATTAACTATAAACTCAAG AGTGTGGCGCACATGCCTATGAAGGCAATG GTTTTGCATCAAGATGCCATTCCTGCATCGTTTGGCCTGTTTCCG CCGCTGACAGATCACACACAGCGTTGGATATATCGTATTGACCCGAATCGAGTAAACGAATACGGACAGGTTCTAGCTGCAGATGTTGCCGCTGTTGACGGCGAGGAGATGGAGAGCAAAAAGAATAAGTAG
- a CDS encoding 14-3-3 protein-like protein (14-3-3 protein homolog), with translation MPESREDSVYLAKLAEQAERYEEMVENMKRVASSDQELTVEERNLLSVAYKNVIGARRASWRIVSSIEQKEESKGNEAQVSMIKGYREKIESELAKICEDILDVLDKHLIPSAASGESKVFYHKMMGDYHRYLAEFATGDKRKDSADKSLEAYKAASDVAVTELPPTHPIRLGLALNFSVFYYEILNSPDRACHLAKQAFDDAIAELDTLSEESYKDSTLIMQLLRDNLTLWTSDMQDSADKADDKDGAEGGADE, from the exons ATGCCTGAATCCCGTGAAGATTCTGTTTACCTCGCTaagctcgctgagcaggcCGAGCGATATGAGG AGATGGTCGAGAACATGAAGCGCGTCGCGTCTTCTGACCAGGAGCTGACTGTTGAAGAGCGAAATCTCCTCTCCGTCGCCTACAAAAACGTTATTGGCGCTCGCCGTGCCTCCTGGAGGATTGTCTCCTCTATTGAGCAGAAGGAGGAGTCCAAAGGCAATGAGGCTCAGGTTTCCATGATCAAGGGCTACAGAGAGAAGATTGAGAGTGAATTGGCTAAGATCTGCGAGGATATCCTCGATGTTCTTGATAAGCACCTCATCCCTTCAGCTGCCTCGGGAGAGTCCAAAGTCTTCTATCACAAGAT GATGGGTGACTACCACCGTTATCTTGCCGAGTTCGCAACAGGCGATAAGCGTAAGGATAGCGCTGACAAGTCCCTGGAGGCTTACAAGGCCGCTTCTGACGTTGCTGTCACTGAACTCCCTCCCACTCACCCCATCCGCCTCGGTCTTGCGCTGAACTTCTCTGTATTTTACTACGAAATTCTCAACAGCCCCGATCGTGCTTGCCATCTTGCCAAACAGGCCTTCGACGACGCTATTGCTGAGCTCGATACCCTATCAGAAGAAAGCTACAAGGATTCAACTTTGATTATGCAGCTTCTCCGTGACAACTTGACACTATGGACTTCCGATATGCAAGATTCAG CTGACAAGGCTGATGACAAGGATGGTGCTGAAGGCGGTGCTGACGAGtaa
- a CDS encoding Lysine-specific demethylase lid yields MSTNVASTEDTSPPQSPLTATSSPLSEPPDDSECKDANGKTRLRRSTRTGSQEQSTKAPRKNTPTVALPSPVTPPVFYDKEKPDMKIGTPEVRNNNLQVVNTSSPTIYREQQNCEICHKKNRGEEMLLCDGCDCGFHMFCLDPPLDSIPKDQWFCYTCLSGTGGDFGFDEGEEHSLSSFHARDKEFRRLWFESHPPPGSDRPPAEGDITRTRIGNITVSEHDVEREFWRLVQSPHETVEIEYGADVHSTTHGSAMPTLETHPLDAYSKDPWNLNNIPILPDSLLRFIKSDISGMTVPWTYVGMAFSTFCWHNEDHYTYSINYMHWGETKTWYGIPGEDAEKFEAAIKSEAPDLFEAQPDLLFQLVTLMNPELVTKAGVRVYACNQRPREFVITFPKAYHAGFNHGLNFNEAVNFALPDWLPLGRDCVQRYREHRKLPVFSHDELLVTITQQSQSIKTAMWLIDSLKEMTDREMADRQRAQTAGLATVLEEEDRPEDQYQCHICKVFCYLSQVTCPCSTKVVCVDHLDLLCDNRSPHHLTLRKRFSDEELQDTYNKFAERAGVPSAWQAKLSKLLSESARPALRSLRALLAEGDRINYPLPEMSSLRKCVTRANEWVDSANSFIIRKQSRKRAARRSKGRMSGTEGMLTSIDDPGDRPDRGLDDLYGLLREVENLGFDSPEIGVLRTLAQHAEETKTKAAALLNTPRSEQDSEDFLQECKRLLIHGSSINVLLEELIEVEKFVERAQLNADLEEKLDDNDANVTLEEVRQFLTRARACGLPSDNKYMQMLDARQREGDDWETRARKVLDQPVKTIDDLDVFANMDPSIPIDDSVLSRLMTARAKAIDFEKQAKAWLECEPNGVKARLPDVLRLTSRASKDFNIYSVQLLKRSADIASDLEARCESVLRNRYPITPKEDVFEAIEKWKEYAQQHLNMFSLPTFEKLEEQLRAHENWVKEIPWYCSEHKKTHYESVLEDVLENTRPEDDLPPADEFFTCICNMPVRPPPNGGVSDAVQCDHCFARFHGECAKNGGSCPFCDHHHWNGAIHKQRNFHFCFLPTILNNAPDISKNYSDDYKKLEIIVHRVDRLSAVIAQFLSYTSVSENQRPEYISQVRHYMRKLYKIQFAVSPNPDISFGLDLAGLHRILAGRPPLTRPKKRRRPRFTFGQDIDADAPDHTRCICRGKNRYLMGYPTVECNTCGKIYHNGCVFFQPAADKTEDTSAFICPLCCLRKGRSYQYSDVRVVASESLFNEKPKMDMYVDVKAMLETYSKVVILKQLPNPQMHTVFVELINFQPGLDLPTATSSHPVSRPSQQIVTHHPIPTMSLSHPPNGNGIVSHHHYNPHPLTAIQHSPPPSMNAFNPAAWTQTSQFVPPPPPWSRWATMSTPAMPPSTQRRGGNSNGNGESSRLHGTPQPGPSSASVPPRKRKHIDESPHLPNASNHQSEEDLRPTSSALPMKRHAGPTLTPTPMSPPRPVQTLSPSLAMIVSPTNQAVQVHSSPGARATTQLPSLRNGANGSPLSVQIPPVRLR; encoded by the exons ATGAGCACAAACGTTGCATCTACAGAGGATACTAGCCCACCACAGAGTCCTTTAACAGCCACATCCAGCCCGCTTTCGGAACCTCCAGATGATTCGGAATGCAAAGATGCGAACGGAAAGACCAGATTGCGGAGAAGTACGAGGACAGGGTCACAGGAACAAT CTACCAAAGCACCGAGAAAGAATACTCCCACCGTTGCCTTGCCTTCACCGGTGACGCCTCCTGTTTTTTACGACAAGGAGAAGCCAGATATGAAGATAGGAACACCCGAGGTACGGAATAACAATCTCCAAGTTGTCAACACCTCTTCGCCAACCATTTATCGGGAACAGCAAAATTGTGAAATATGCCACAAGAAGAACCGCGGCGAAGAAATGCTGCTATGCGATGGATGCGACTGTG GGTTCCACATGTTTTGTCTTGATCCACCTTTGGACAGCATTCCAAAGGACCAATGGTTTTGCTATACATGTCTGTCTGGGACAGGTGGTGattttggttttgatgaagGCGAAGAGCACAGCCTTTCGAGTTTTCATGCTCGCGACAAGGAATTCCGGCGTTTATGGTTTGAGTCACACCCACCGCCCGGTTCTGACCGTCCACCTGCTGAAGGCGACATAACAAGGACTCGTATTGGCAACATTACTGTTTCTGAACATGATGTTGAAAGAGAGTTTTGGCGTCTAGTGCAGTCTCCTCATGAAACTGTAGAAATAGAATATGGGGCAGATGTCCATTCTACAACTCACGGAAG TGCCATGCCCACTTTAGAAACtcatcctttggacgcaTACTCGAAGGACCCATGGAACCTTAATAACATACCCATTCTTCCGGACTCCCTTCTGCGCTTCATTAAGTCTGATATCTCCGGTATGACAGTCCCATGGACGTATGTTGGTATGGCATTTTCCACATTCTGCTGGCACAATGAG GATCATTATACCTACAGCATCAATTATA TGCACTGGGGCGAAACCAAGACATGGTATGGTATTCCTGGCGAAGATGCAGAAAAATTCGAGGCAGCAATCAAGTCAGAGGCACCCGATTTATTTGAAGCACAACCTGATCTCCTATTCCAACTGGTTACCCTCATGAATCCTGAGCTCGTCACCAAAGCAGGAGTCCGTGTTTACGCATGCAATCAACGACCAAGAGAGTTTGTGATTACTTTCCCCAAAGCCTATCATGCTGGTTTTAATCATGGG TTGAACTTCAATGAGGCTGTCAACTTCGCATTGCCGGACTGGCTACCTTTGGGGCGCGATTGTGTCCAAAGATATCGAGAGCATCGCAAGCTCCCTGTATTTTCGCATGACGAACTTCTTGTCACAATTACCCAACAATCCCAGTCAATCAAGACTGCAATGTG GTTGATTGACAGTCTTAAAGAAATGACGGATCGAGAAATGGCTGATCGCCAGAGGGCGCAAACAGCCGGTCTCGCCACCGTtctggaggaagaagatcgTCCAGAAGACCAATATCAGTGTCATATATGCAAAGTGTTTTGCTACCTTTCCCAAGTTACCTGTCCGTGTTCCACAAAGGTGGTATGTGTTGATCATCTAGACTTACTCTGCGATAATCGGTCTCCCCACCACCTTACGCTTCGTAAACGTTTTTCGGACGAAGAGCTTCAGGACACGTATAACAAATTTGCCGAGCGAGCTGGTGTACCGTCGGCATGGCAAGCAAAACTTTCGAAGCTTCTTTCTGAAAGCGCGCGCCCGGCCTTACGTTCTCTTCGGGCGCTCTTGGCTGAGGGCGATCGCATAAATTATCCGCTACCTGAAATGTCGAGTCTCCGCAAGTGTGTTACTCGGGCTAACGAGTGGGTTGATTCTGCGAATTCTTTTATTATCCGAAAGCAAAGTAGAAAGCGGGCAGCACGTCGGTCGAAAGGTAGGATGTCTGGCACTGAAGGCATGCTCACCTCGATAGATGATCCCGGAGACAGACCGGATCGAGGCTTGGATGACCTGTACGGCTTATTGCGAGAAGTCGAAAATTTAGGCTTTGACTCTCCTGAAATCGGTGTCCTTCGTACTCTGGCTCAACACGCCGAAGAAACTAAAACGAAGGCGGCCGCTCTACTAAACACGCCTCGCTCGGAACAGGATAGCGAAGACTTTTTGCAGGAATGTAAACGTCTACTCATACATGGCTCATCAATCAATGTTCTTCTGGAGGAGCTCATTGAAGTAGAGAAATTCGTAGAACGTGCACAGCTAAATGCCGATTTGGAAGAGAAACTGGACGATAATGACGCCAATGTCACTTTGGAAGAAGTACGACAGTTTTTGACACGTGCGCGTGCTTGTGGATTACCCAGCGATAACAAATACATGCAAATGCTAGACGCCAGGCagagagaaggagatgaTTGGGAAACCCGGGCAAGGAAAGTTCTTGATCAGCCAGTAAAGACTATCGACGATTTGGATGTGTTTGCCAATATGGACCCAAGCATTCCAATCGACGATTCTGTACTCAGCCGCTTAATGACCGCACGTGCCAAAGCCATCGACTTTGAAAAACAGGCAAAAGCGTGGCTTGAGTGCGAGCCGAATGGTGTCAAAGCAAGGTTACCGGATGTCTTGCGATTGACTAGTCGCGCCTCCAAAGACTTCAACATCTATTCCGTTCAACTTTTGAAGCGAAGCGCGGATATTGCGTCTGACTTGGAGGCACGGTGCGAAAGCGTACTACGAAATCGATATCCCATTACTCCTAAGGAGGATGTATTCGAGGCCATTGAAAAATGGAAGGAATATGCTCAACAACATCTCAATATGTTTTCACTCCCTACATTCGAGAAACTCGAAGAACAACTGCGGGCACACGAAAATTGGGTCAAAGAGATACCGTGGTATTGCTCGGAACACAAGAAGACGCACTACGAATCAGTCTTGGAGGATGTATTGGAGAACACTCGACCCGAAGATGACCTTCCACCTGCAGATGAATTTTTTACATGTATTTGCAACATGCCGGTAAGGCCCCCACCAAATGGTGGGGTATCAGATGCAGTGCAATGCGACCACTGCTTTGCAAGGTTCCACGGCGAGTGTGCGAAGAATGGTGGTTCTTGTCCGTTTTGCGATCATCATCACTGGAACGGTGCTATTCACAAACAACGGAATTTCCATTTTTGCTTCCTCCCAACTATCCTCAATAATGCTCCAGACATTTCGAAGAATTATTCTGATGACTACAAGAAGTTGGAAATTATTGTTCACCGCGTTGACCGACTTTCGGCAGTTATCGCCCAATTTTTATCTTACACCTCTGTTTCTGAAAACCAGAGGCCGGAATACATTTCTCAAGTGCGCCATTATATGCGCAAGCTGTACAAAATCCAATTCGCTGTTTCACCCAACCCTGACATATCGTTTGGACTTGATCTCGCTGGTCTGCATCGTATCCTTGCTGGTCGGCCACCCTTGACGCGTCCAAAGAAACGGCGAAGACCTCGTTTTACCTTTGGGCAGGACATCGATGCAGATGCTCCAGACCATACTAGATGCATTTGCCGAGGGAAAAATAGGTATTTAATGGGATATCCGACGGTTGAATGCAATACCTGCGGCAAAATTTATCACAATGGATGCGTCTTCTTCCAACCGGCTGCAGACAAGACAGAAGACACATCTGCATTCATATGCCCTCTTTGTTGCTTGCGTAAAGGCAGAAGCTACCAATATTCTGACGTTAGAGTCGTTGCCTCAG AGTCCCTCTTTAACGAAAAGCCGAAGATGGACATGTATGTGGATGTCAAGGCAATGCTTGAAACCTATAGCAAGGTGGTCATTCTGAAGCAACTTCCCAACCCTCAAATGCACACTGTTTTTGTGGAACTCATCAATTTCCAGCCCGGGCTTGATTTGCCAACTGCGACTTCCAGTCACCCCGTTTCCCGCCCTTCTCAGCAGATAGTTACTCATCACCCTATACCAACAATGTCGTTGTCTCACCCTCCTAACGGCAATGGAATAGTGTCTCACCATCATTACAACCCCCATCCACTCACTGCAATTCAGCATTCACCGCCTCCTTCTATGAATGCATTTAACCCTGCAGCCTGGACACAAACCAGCCAATTCgtacccccacccccaccatGGTCTCGATGGGCCACAATGTCGACTCCAGCTATGCCACCGTCAACGCAGCGGCGGGGTGGAAATAGTAACGGCAACGGTGAGTCATCACGTTTGCATGGGACGCCCCAGCCAGGTCCCTCTTCTGCATCTGTGCCTCCACGGAAACGAAAGCACATAGACGAATCTCCGCATTTGCCAAATGCATCAAACCACCAAAGTGAAGAAGACCTTCGACCGACCAGTTCAGCACTCCCGATGAAGAGGCATGCGGGCCCTACGCTTACACCTACCCCAATGTCTCCCCCGCGACCCGTTCAGACGTTGTCGCCTTCGCTAGCGATGATCGTGTCGCCTACTAATCAGGCTGTGCAGGTGCATTCCTCCCCTGGTGCTCGGGCAACCACCCAACTGCCGTCTCTTAGAAATGGGGCCAATGGTTCGCCTTTGTCTGTACAAATACCACCAGTCCGCTTGCGCTAG
- a CDS encoding Lysine-specific demethylase JMJ18 — translation MHGSPSSTTPRGTPSRRGKSPRFSSDSLPQAGSSSLPTNLSNKPTTTFVSSLDIPVQGAVPIEPENSKGGTSNNNPPSTPLESKRAPRKSKTDALAALNNQARSSSAGPDDMDAPEDLTEKYRNAPPIPVPPRLDLSSVKTMSSRAAMDVIQDPRPFGLSDCPEFFPTVEEFQDPMAYIKSISPRAKEFGICKIIPPEEWKMPFVTDTEVKAIL, via the coding sequence ATGCACGGTAGTCCTTCATCCACGACACCTCGTGGGACTCCTTCTCGTCGAGGGAAATCTCCTCGATTTTCTTCCGACAGCCTTCCACAGGCAGGATCTAGCTCATTGCCAACCAACTTGTCCAATAAACCCACGACAACCTTTGTATCATCTCTTGATATCCCTGTTCAAGGCGCTGTTCCAATCGAGCCCGAAAATTCCAAGGGTGGTACGAGCAACAATAATCCACCATCTACCCCGCTCGAGTCGAAACGAGCGCCTCGAAAATCGAAGACGGATGCGCTAGCTGCGTTGAATAATCAGGCGAGATCATCTTCAGCTGGCCCGGACGATATGGATGCTCCCGAGGACCTTACGGAGAAATATCGAAACGCGCCTCCGATTCCGGTGCCACCACGTCTTGATTTATCCTCAGTAAAGACAATGAGTTCTCGTGCAGCAATGGATGTTATTCAAGATCCTAGACCTTTCGGACTTTCTGATTGTCCAGAATTTTTTCCAACTGTGGAAGAATTTCAGGATCCAATGGCATACATCAAGTCGATCTCACCTAGAGCCAAAGAATTTGGCATTTGCAAAATCATTCCTCCAGAGGAATGGAAAATGCCATTCGTAACTGACACGGAGGTGAAAGCCATATTGTGA
- a CDS encoding Metacaspase-1, with amino-acid sequence MWNDHHSHTHSFPSEAPAPGDSYGIPNPQPGIPHPQPGYSPGYSPSYAPPPGPPLSGYGAPASGYGAPPGPPSGYGFPSAAPPSGYNPPPGPPPSSYGAPPGPPPSNSYSAPPGPPPTGNRGFPGQQYHQQHQQQGGFPGAGGYRPPPGPPPPRPPTQIQTYGPQFEGANHRAMQPSFQYSQCTGKKKALCIGINYFGQAGELRGCINDVHNIQRSTDKYGYRREDIVTLTDDSDNPTNQPTRDNILRAMQWLVQGASPNDSLFFHYSGHGGQTKDTDGDEGDGHAIRVLRWYSTEGKVKEPNLAAEAGQGLLSAVSSYAKGDMGGVFKSAMGLVKTATGNTQKADKITKATRTSPADVTQFQRVNQISWSGCKDSQTSADANEAGSATGAMSYDLLFGLFGYRLTIYPGANQQQSYQQLLNSIREILKAKYSQKPQLSSSHPMVYLLIPGFLDFG; translated from the exons ATGTGGAACGATCATCACAGTCATACCCACAGCTTCCCTAGTGAGGCCCCCGCCCCAGG GGATAGTTATGGCATTCCTAATCCTCAACCCGGCATTCCACACCCTCAACCAGGATACAGCCCTGGATACTCTCCATCGTATGCGCCACCTCCAGGTCCCCCATTGTCTGG ATATGGTGCACCTGCATCTGG CTACGGGGCACCCCCTGGTCCTCCTTCAGG ATATGGATTCCCTTCGGCGGCTCCCCCTTCTGG TTACAATCCACCCCCAGGACCTCCTCCGTCGAG CTATGGTGCACCTCCTGGCCCACCCCCATCGAATAGCTATTCTGCACCTCCTGGCCCACCTCCTACGGGCAACAGAGGGTTCCCCGGACAACAatatcatcaacaacatcaacaacaaggAGGATTTCC GGGTGCAGGTGGCTATCGCCCTCCTC CAGGACCACCTCCTCCACGCCCCCCTACTCAAATCCAGACCTATGGACCGCAATTTGAAGGCGCCAATCATCGAGCCATGCAGCCTTCTTTCCAATACTCCCAATGCActggaaagaagaaagcgcTTTGT ATTGGTATAAATTACTTCGGGCAAGCCGGAGAACTAAGAGGATGTATCAATGATGTCCATAATATCCAAAG ATCAACAGACAAATACGGATACAGAAGAGAGGACATCGTGACCTTGACCGATGATTCTGACAATCCTACTAACCAGCCAACACGAGATAACATT CTTCGTGCCATGCAATGGCTTGTGCAGGGTGCCTCTCCAAATGACTCATTATTCTTCCATT ATTCTGGGCACGGTGGTCAGACGAAGGATACTGATGGGGACGAAGGTGACGG TCATGCCATTCGGGTTCTGCGTTGG TATTCAACTGAAGGCAAGGTCAAAGAACCCAATCTTGCGGCAGAGGCCGGTCAAGGTCTTCTCTCAGCTGTGTCATCTTATGCGAAAGGAGATATGGGCGGTGTTTTCAAATCTGCTATGGGACTTGTTAAGACTGCCACAGGAAACACACAAAAAGCAGACAAGATTACCAAAGCAACAAGGACCAGCCCAGCGGATGTG ACCCAATTCCAACGCGTAAATCAGATCTCTTGGAGTGGGTGTAAAGATTCTCAAACAAGTGCGGATGCCAATGAAGCAGGGTCCGCCACTGGCGCAATGAGCTAC GACTTACTTTTTGGTCTGTTTGGATACCGCTTGACTATCTATCCAGGTGCCAATCAGCAACAGAGCTACCAACAACTACTTAACAGTATCCgtgaaattttgaaagcgaAATATAGTCAAAAACCTCAG CTTTCAAGTTCTCACCCCATGGTATATCTATTGATACCTGgatttcttgattttggcTAA